The Monodelphis domestica isolate mMonDom1 chromosome 7, mMonDom1.pri, whole genome shotgun sequence genome window below encodes:
- the NPR2 gene encoding atrial natriuretic peptide receptor 2 isoform X4 has protein sequence MALPPLLLMLAALVGGARPPVPRNLTLAVVLPEHNLSYAWAWPRVGPAVTLAMEALGRALPVDLHFVSSEMDGACSEYLAPLNAVDLKLYNDPDLLLGPGCVYPAASVARFASHWRLPLLTAGAVASGFAAKSEHYRTLVRTGPSAPKLGEFVVTLHGHFNWSARAALLYLDARTDDRPHYFTIEGVFEALQGSNLSVQHQVYTREPGGPEQATHFIRANGRIVYICGPLEMLHEILLQAQRENLTNGDYVFFYLDVFGESLRASPTRLRGRPWQDNRTGEQVQALREAFQTVLVITYREPPNPEYQEFQHRLLLRARTDFGVELAPSLMNLIAGCFYDGILLYAEVLNETLQEGGTRDDGLRIVKKMQGRRYQGVTGLVVMDKNNDRETDFVLWAMGDLDSGDFQPAAHYSGAEKQIWWTGQPIPWVKGAPPSDNPPCAFDLDDPSCDKTPLSTLAIVALGTGITFIMFGVSSFLIFRKLMLEKELASMLWRIRWEELQFGNSERYHKGAGSRLTLSLGNVVAIKHVNKKRIELTRQVLFELKHMRDVQFNHLTRFIGACIDPPNICIVTEYCPRGSLQDILENDSINLDWMFRYSLINDLVKGMAFLHNSIIASHGSLKSSNCVVDSRFVLKITDYGLASFRSAAEPDDSHALYAKKLWTAPELLNGSRLLTVGIQKADVYSFGIILQEIALRSGPFYVEGLDLSPKEIIQKVRNGQRPYFRPSIDRAQLSEELALLMERCWAQDPAERPDFGQIKGFIRRFNKEGGTSILDNLLLRMEQYANNLEKLVEERTQAYLEEKRKAEALLYQILPHSVAEQLKRGETVQAEAFDNVTIYFSDIVGFTALSAESTPMQVVTLLNDLYTCFDAIIDNFDVYKVETIGDAYMVVSGLPGRNGQRHAPEIARMALALLDAVASFRIRHRPHDQLRLRIGVHTGPVCAGVVGLKMPRYCLFGDTVNTASRMESNGQALKIHVSSTTKDALDEFGCFHLELRGDVEMKGKGKMRTYWLLGERKGPSGLL, from the exons ATGGCGCTGCCCCCACTCCTGTTGATGCTGGCAGCCTTGGTGGGGGGGGCACGCCCCCCTGTGCCCCGGAATCTCACACTAGCAGTGGTGCTGCCTGAACACAACCTAAGCTATGCCTGGGCTTGGCCGCGGGTGGGCCCTGCTGTGACACTGGCCATGGAGGCATTGGGGAGAGCATTGCCGGTGGACCTGCACTTTGTCAGCTCTGAGATGGACGGTGCCTGCTCCGAGTACCTGGCGCCATTGAATGCTGTGGATTTGAAGCTCTACAATGACCCTGACCTCCTTCTGGGCCCTGGTTGTGTGTACCCTGCTGCTTCTGTGGCCCGTTTTGCCTCACATTGGCGGCTGCCCCTACTGACTGCAGGTGCCGTGGCCTCAGGCTTTGCAGCCAAGAGTGAGCACTACAGAACATTGGTCCGCACAGGTCCCTCCGCCCCCAAACTGGGCGAGTTTGTGGTGACACTGCATGGGCACTTCAACTGGAGTGCCCGTGCTGCTTTGCTGTATCTGGATGCCCGCACTGATGACCGGCCCCACTACTTCACAATCGAAGGGGTCTTTGAGGCCCTGCAAGGCAGTAATCTCAGTGTGCAGCATCAGGTGTATACCCGGGAGCCAGGTGGTCCCGAACAGGCTACACACTTCATCCGGGCCAATGGGCGCA TTGTGTACATTTGTGGCCCTCTGGAGATGCTGCATGAGATCCTGCTTCAGGCCCAGAGAGAAAACCTGACCAATGGGGACTATGTCTTCTTCTACTTGGATGTTTTTGGAGAGAGTCTCCGTGCCAGCCCCACCCGCCTCCGAGGCCGGCCCTGGCAAGACAATCGCACGGGGGAGCAGGTCCAGGCCCTGAGAGAGGCCTTTCAG ACTGTGTTGGTAATTACATATCGAGAGCCTCCAAACCCTGAATATCAGGAATTCCAGCATCGTTTGCTGCTGAGGGCTCGGACTGACTTTGGTGTGGAGCTGGCCCCCTCCTTG ATGAACCTCATTGCTGGCTGCTTCTACGATGGGATCCTGCTATACGCCGAGGTGTTGAATGAGACACTGCAAGAGGGGGGCACCCGGGACGATGGGCTTCGAATAGTGAAGAAGATGCAAGGGCGCAGATATCAGG GTGTGACAGGGCTGGTTGTAATGGACAAGAACAATGACCGTGAAACAGATTTTGTCCTTTGGGCCATGGGGGACTTGGACTCTGGGGACTTTCAG cctgcagcccatTACTCTGGAGCAGAGAAGCAGATCTGGTGGACTGGGCAGCCCATCCCCTGGGTGAAGGGGGCCCCTCCTTCTGATAATCCCCCTTGTGCCTTCGACTTGGATGACCCGTCCTGTGATAAAA CCCCTCTTTCAACTCTGGCTATTGTGGCTCTGGGCACAGGGATCACTTTCATCATGTTTGGTGTTTCCAGCTTCCTCATTTTCCG GAAGCTAATGCTGGAGAAGGAGCTGGCCAGCATGCTGTGGCGAATTAGATGGGAAGAGCTGCAGTTTGGCAATTCAGAGCGTTATCACAAGGGTGCAGGCAGCAGACTCACACTGTCCTTG GGGAATGTTGTTGCCATTAAACACGTGAACAAGAAACGCATAGAGCTGACACGGCAGGTCCTGTTTGAGCTCAAACAT ATGAGGGATGTTCAGTTCAACCACCTGACCCGATTCATTGGTGCCTGTATAGACCCTCCCAACATCTGCATTGTCACGGAGTACTGTCCCCGAGGGAGCCTGCAG GATATTCTAGAGAATGATAGCATCAACTTGGATTGGATGTTCCGTTATTCACTCATTAATGACCTTGTGAAG GGCATGGCCTTTCTCCACAACAGCATCATTGCTTCCCATGGGAGCCTCAAATCCTCCAATTGTGTGGTAGATAGCCGGTTCGTGCTCAAGATCACTGACTATGGCCTGGCCAGCTTCCGGTCAGCTGCTGAGCCAGATGACAGTCACGCTCTCTATGCCA AAAAGTTGTGGACAGCACCAGAGCTGTTAAATGGGAGCCGCCTGCTGACTGTAGGTATCCAGAAGGCTGATGTCTACAGCTTTGGGATCATTCTGCAGGAGATTGCACTTAGAAGTGGTCCTTTCTATGTAGAGGGCCTGGACCTCAGCCCCAAGG AGATTATCCAAAAGGTCCGCAATGGTCAGCGGCCATACTTTCGGCCAAGTATTGACCGAGCACAGCTCAGTGAGGAGCTAGCCTTGCTGATGGAGAGATGCTGGGCCCAGGATCCAGCTGAGCGACCAGATTTTGGACAGATCAAGGGCTTCATTCGACGTTTCAACAA GGAAGGTGGTACAAGCATCCTAGATAACCTCCTGCTTCGAATGGAGCAGTATGCAAATAATCTGGAGAAATTGGTAGAGGAGAGAACACAGGCCTATCTGGAGGAGAAGCGCAAGGCTGAGGCACTCCTCTATCAGATTCTGCCACA CTCAGTGGCTGAGCAGCTGAAACGAGGAGAGACTGTCCAGGCTGAGGCCTTTGACAATGTCACCATTTACTTCAGTGACATCGTGGGCTTCACAGCCCTTTCAGCAGAGAGCACCCCTATGCAG GTGGTGACACTCCTGAATGACCTATACACCTGCTTCGATGCCATCATTGACAACTTTGATGTGTACAAG GTGGAGACTATTGGCGATGCCTACATGGTGGTATCCGGTCTCCCTGGGCGTAATGGCCAGCGCCATGCCCCTGAAATTGCCCGTATGGCTCTGGCACTATTGGATGCTGTTGCTTCCTTCCGAATTCGACATCGGCCTCATGATCAACTCCGACTTCGTATTGGTGTACATACTG GGCCAGTCTGTGCCGGAGTTGTTGGCTTAAAAATGCCCCGATATTGCCTATTTGGGGACACAGTAAACACTGCCTCGAGAATGGAGTCCAATGGTCAAG cTCTAAAGATCCATGTCTCATCCACAACCAAAGATGCCCTGGATGAGTTTGGCTGCTTTCACCTGGAGCTTAGAGGAGATGTGGAGATGAAG ggaaagggaaagatgcGGACATACTGGCTcttgggagagagaaaaggaccaTCTGGACTGCTGTGA